From Alloacidobacterium dinghuense:
TTTCTTATCCTGCACGAACGCCTGCGGATCGCCCTGCTTCTATTGCTGGCGTGGGCAATGGGGCTGCAAAACGACGCCTTCCTGCAGATCGGACCAATCAACCTGAACACCACATTCCTGACTGGCGACATAGAAAAGCTGGGCACCGAGGTAGCAACACCAGCAACGGATACGGAACAGAAACGTGCACGCACAACACGCATCAAGGCATTTCTGACAGTATGGGTCGCTTATGGAGCTGGCGCCATGCTCGCAGCCACCGGCAGCCATTTCTTCGAGATCAGGGCCCTGCTCATTCCCGCTGTGATGGCAGCTCTCGTGATCGTGCTCGAGCTGACCGGCAGGGCGTAAAGCACCTACAGAATCTTCTTCCCAAACGCGGAAGAAATAAGCTCAACCGCCAGATCCGCCGTCCGGTTATGTTCGTCAATCACCGGGTTGACCTCGACGACTTCCAGACTCAGCATCCGCCCATGGTCGGCGATGATCTCCATCGCCAGGTGCGCCTCGCGATAGGTAGCCCCGCCACGGACAGGAGTTCCAACCCCCGGAGCATCTTCCGGATCAATCCAGTCCATATCGAGCGAGACGTGATAGCCGGCGGTCCCGCGCCCGGCAGAGCGCAAGGCTTCTTCCATCACCGTCCGCATGCCGCGCTCGTCGATGTCGCGCATCGTGTAAACCTCGGTCAGCCCCGTGCGCTTAATGTTTTCCTTCTCTGTCGCGTCGATATCGCGCACGCCAATCAGCACAGTATTCTCGGGCAGAATCTTCGGCGAAAAGCCGCAGATGTTCGCAAGCGACTCCGGACCGAGGCCAAGCAGTGCCGCCAGCGGCATTCCGTGAACATTGCCGCTCGGCGAAGTCTCCGGCGTATTCAGATCCGAGTGCGCATCAATCCAGATGAGGCCAATTTTCTGGTTCTGCCTGCGATAGTGTTCCGCAACACCCGAGACGCTTCCCGCCGCAACCGAGTGATCCCCGCCAAGAATCACCGGCGTCATGCCGTGTTCGAGCGTCTCGATCACCTGGTCCGCTGCCCGCGTGCACGTCTCAGTGATCTCTTTCAAATAGCGAGCATGCTCCTCGCCGACGTGCTTCGTCTCCGCGATAGCAACGCTGATGTTTCCGCCATCGGCGACATTATGGCCCAGAGCTTCGAGGCGCGCTTCAAGCCCGGCCACACGTACCGCCGATGGCCCCATATCCACACCGCGCCGTGATGCGCCAAGATCGAGCGGCACCC
This genomic window contains:
- a CDS encoding YoaK family protein — its product is MTKMVPPRQQRETHIFLLISLLCATAGAVDLLAYFRLGRVFVANLTGNTVLFAYHAVAGHWRSAALRLGIIVSFFAGVVTNRFLKRWIQSERIRFNPAVVSLAIECAILTAAAFLILHERLRIALLLLLAWAMGLQNDAFLQIGPINLNTTFLTGDIEKLGTEVATPATDTEQKRARTTRIKAFLTVWVAYGAGAMLAATGSHFFEIRALLIPAVMAALVIVLELTGRA
- the rocF gene encoding arginase, with amino-acid sequence MSKISETLANEKAAVTGSVVGPIKSGVQSLPPRKIRIIGVPLDLGASRRGVDMGPSAVRVAGLEARLEALGHNVADGGNISVAIAETKHVGEEHARYLKEITETCTRAADQVIETLEHGMTPVILGGDHSVAAGSVSGVAEHYRRQNQKIGLIWIDAHSDLNTPETSPSGNVHGMPLAALLGLGPESLANICGFSPKILPENTVLIGVRDIDATEKENIKRTGLTEVYTMRDIDERGMRTVMEEALRSAGRGTAGYHVSLDMDWIDPEDAPGVGTPVRGGATYREAHLAMEIIADHGRMLSLEVVEVNPVIDEHNRTADLAVELISSAFGKKIL